The Ziziphus jujuba cultivar Dongzao chromosome 7, ASM3175591v1 genome includes a region encoding these proteins:
- the LOC107434665 gene encoding U-box domain-containing protein 4: MEISLLKALLKNISSFLHLSSCDNINLEPVSKYYQRTEEILKLLNTVLEVVHFQRDEVFKKSFEELSHSIDDSREQFENWQPLSSKVYFVLQIESLISKIQTSGLDIFQLLKSPDQDLPDELGSMSLEHCIQKIKHMEYEQMSSVIKDAIREQVDGVGPSSETLVKIAECLSLRSNQEILIEAVALEKLKENAEQSEKTGEAEFIDNMIGLVTRMHERLIVIEQSQSCSPVPIPPDFCCPLSLELMTDPVIVASGQTYERAFIKNWIDLGLTVCPKTRQTLAHTNLIPNYTVKALIANWCESNNVKLPDPAKSMILNQPSHHLGNAESITPKETIFSHVRGNQSVSPESTHSVGSPTRNLPSSGGFHREGGSPLHARCISEGSLSSVAENGLGSEVARLSLTGSEDRSGNSVEKSMDSVAQPSMTPSRKDFSNVAGAEESSRSHNRSSSASSTLSNANSPRETPGGASEVLQVSNNLTGYSSDASGEVKTEPQAAVPLPTRSRSQIWRRPSERYATRIVSSPVVETRADLSGIEAEVRKLVEGLQSSSLDTQREATAELRLLAKHNMDNRIVIANCGAINLLVELLRSTDAKVQENAVTALLNLSINDNNKSAIANANAIEPLIRVLEIGSAEAKENSAATLFSLSVIEENKIRIGRSGAIKPLVDLLGNGTPRGKKDAATALFNLSIHHDNKARIVQAGAVKHLVDLMDPAAGMVDKAVAVLANLATIPEGRTAIGSENGIPVLVEVVELGSARGKENAAAALLQLCTTSSRFCNAVLQEGAVPPLVALSQSGTPRAKEKAQALLSYFRNHRHGNAGRG, encoded by the exons ATGGAGATATCGCTGTTAAAAGCTCTTCTTAAAAACATCTCTTCGTTTCTCCATTTATCCTCCTGTGATAACATAAATTTGGAACCAGTTTCGAAGTATTACCAAAGGACAGAAGAAATATTGAAATTGTTGAACACAGTACTGGAGGTTGTTCACTTTCAAAGAGATGAAGTGTTTAAAAAGTCATTTGAAGAACTAAGTCACTCTATTGATGATTCAAGAGAGCAGTTTGAAAACTGGCAACCGTTGTCGAGTAAAGTTTATTTT GTTCTGCAAATTGAATCATTGATATCAAAGATTCAGACTTCTGGCTTGGACATCTTCCAGCTGCTGAAGTCTCCTGATCAAGATCTCCCTGATGAATTGGGCTCAATGTCTCTTGAG CACTGCATACAGAAAATTAAGCACATGGAATATGAACAGATGTCCAGTGTCATTAAAGATGCTATAAGGGAGCAAGTGGATGGTGTTGGACCCAGCTCAGAGACCCTGGTTAAGATTGCAGAATGCCTTAGCCTGAGGTCGAACCAGGAGATTCTTATTGAGGCTGTGGCACTTGAAAAGTTGAAGGAGAATGCTGAACAATCTGAAAAAACCGGGGAAGCTGAGTTTATCGATAATATGATTGGCCTGGTAACTCGGATGCATGAGCGTCTTATTGTGATAGAGCAGTCACAGAGCTGCAGCCCAGTTCCTATACCTCCTGACTTCTGTTGTCCTCTCTCTCTTGAACTGATGACAGATCCAGTTATCGTGGCATCAGGACAAACATATGAGCGGGCTTTCATCAAGAATTGGATTGACCTTGGGCTCACCGTTTGTCCTAAGACAAGGCAGACTCTTGCTCACACAAATTTAATACCCAATTACACTGTTAAGGCATTAATTGCAAACTGGTGTGAGTCAAATAATGTGAAGCTACCTGATCCAGCAAAATCTATGATCTTAAATCAGCCGTCACACCATCTAGGGAATGCAGAATCTATCACCCCCAAGGAGACTATTTTTTCTCATGTGAGGGGCAACCAATCTGTTTCACCTGAATCAACTCATTCAGTAGGTTCACCAACTAGGAACTTACCTTCATCTGGTGGATTCCATAGAGAAGGAGGCTCCCCATTGCATGCTCGTTGTATATCAGAGGGTTCATTGTCTAGCGTAGCTGAAAATGGACTGGGTTCAGAAGTTGCAAGATTATCACTGACGGGTTCTGAAGACAGGTCTGGTAACTCTGTAGAAAAGAGTATGGATTCTGTTGCTCAACCCTCTATGACACCATCTAGAAAAGATTTTTCTAATGTAGCTGGAGCTGAAGAATCGTCTCGTAGCCATAATAGATCTTCATCAGCTTCGAGCACACTTTCTAACGCAAATTCTCCTCGAGAAACACCAGGTGGTGCCAGTGAGGTGCTACAAGTTTCAAATAATTTGACAGGCTACAGTAGTGATGCTTCTGGAGAGGTGAAAACAGAGCCACAGGCTGCTGTTCCACTTCCAACAAGATCTCGAAGTCAAATTTGGCGACGACCATCTGAGAGGTATGCAACTAGAATAGTTTCTTCACCTGTTGTTGAAACACGAGCTGATCTTTCTGGCATTGAAGCTGAAGTTCGGAAGCTGGTTGAGGGCCTGCAAAGCTCTTCACTTGACACTCAAAGAGAGGCAACGGCTGAACTTAGGTTACTTGCAAAGCACAATATGGATAATCGGATTGTTATTGCAAATTGTGGTGCTATTAATTTGCTGGTTGAATTGCTCCGCTCCACAGACGCAAAGGTTCAGGAGAATGCTGTTACAGCACTTCTGAATTTATCAATCAATGATAACAACAAAAGTGCAATTGCCAATGCCAACGCCATTGAACCTTTGATTCGTGTCCTTGAGATTGGGAGTGCTGAGGCCAAGGAAAACTCAGCTGCCACTCTATTTAGCCTTTCAGTGATCGAGGAGAACAAGATTAGGATTGGAAGATCTGGGGCTATTAAACCTCTGGTTGATTTATTGGGGAATGGGACTCCGCGAGGGAAGAAAGATGCGGCGACTGCTTTGTTCAATTTGTCAATACATCATGACAACAAGGCCCGTATTGTTCAGGCTGGTGCTGTGAAGCACCTTGTGGATTTAATGGACCCAGCAGCTGGAATGGTGGACAAGGCAGTTGCTGTTTTAGCTAATCTTGCGACAATTCCTGAGGGTAGGACTGCTATTGGTTCAGAGAATGGGATCCCTGTCCTAGTCGAGGTTGTTGAGTTGGGATCTGCAAGAGGGAAGGAGAATGCAGCTGCTGCTCTTTTGCAACTCTGCACAACCAGTAGTAGATTTTGCAACGCAGTGCTCCAAGAAGGAGCAGTCCCACCGTTAGTGGCATTGTCACAATCTGGCACCCCGAGAGCCAAAGAGAAG GCTCAGGCACTTCTCAGCTACTTCAGAAACCATAGACATGGTAATGCTGGGCGAGGCTGA
- the LOC107434646 gene encoding protein DWD HYPERSENSITIVE TO UV-B 1 isoform X1 encodes MSSMDFISIEARYFSSCMKHEVLPNPAVLLWLTKAKIEIIQNAKFRIAVSIDQLKDADISPIVDMVTGDDSDIDAVDIVHESYGIVLSEECIMALMRAINFKLRVVDLRDISLGKEFLRDLCQGGLACQVLNLRSNHVQKLNMAGRFMRLHTLNLDFCTALTSLQHDCFSCMPNLSRLSMCETRITNLWTTSAALSKLPSLTELRFQNCLCCSDTGPCPLSHGKETTAHGFESKKNECLNNGVPPTDGGDAIIQASRTGETFRDTLYLDRSMLISEVQRRMENLSASNEVKVSSYDLQGIGLTEPSTVIPDLCGQEKKQNEIQAKDGFLTSVPKEDVKNAAVALKKYTSHHPAPICFEKHYREYMIASLPYLEVLDNRPVRKMDRVVAKTICAKYYECLPYKRQCKESVLSLLHRREMGASNTHCQRTLKPKQLYPRHASEYFFSRSLSAAKLGSSAWPLLHSVSKFRHTFGNESKMLRPRQFEYHPSDPRLMVFGTLGGEIVVINHENGNMVSYIPSAGAMSSVLGLCWLKKYPSKLIAGSDNGSLKLLDINLMPPEFVDSCRSSVRVTFDKFDQLTSLHINSTDDQLLASGYSKDVALYDIGSGKRLKLFNNIHKEPINVAKFACHSPFMFATSSFDHCVKMWDVRQNPMRPCYTALSSRGNVMVCFSPDDLYLLVSAVDNEVKQLSAADGRLHMNFEIASTGSAHNYTRSYYMNGRDYVISGSCDEHVVRICCAQTGKRLRDVYLEDWESGNSMFVQSLRGDPFRHFNMSILAASTRPSARWEIIKVNLLASSHNTEEYSQFSPTSFNNLGG; translated from the exons ATGTCCTCCATGGACTTCATCAGCATTGAAGCTCG GTATTTTAGCTCTTGTATGAAGCATGAGGTGCTACCGAACCCAGCAGTACTCTTATGGTTAACTAag GCCAAGATTGAAATAATCCAGAATGCGAAGTTTAGAATAGCAGTCTCAATAGACCAGCTAAAGGATGCTGATATTTCCCCAATAGTTGATATGGTGACAGGTGATGATTCTGATATTGATGCGGTTGACATAGTTCATGAATCATATGGTATTGTCCTGAGTGAAGAATGCATTATGGCTTTGATGCGTGCAATCAATTTCAAGCTCCGAGTTGTTGATCTCCGGGATATATCACTGGGGAAGGAATTTTTGCG GGATCTCTGCCAGGGTGGCTTGGCTTGCCAGGTCTTGAACTTAAGGTCTAACCATGTACAAAAACTCAACATGGCTGGAAGATTTATGCGGCTGCACACCCTTAATCTGGATTTTTGTACTGCACTCACTAGTCTGCAGCATGACTGTTTCTCTTGCATGCCAAATCTATCGCGTCTATCAATGTGTGAGACAAGAATCACTAACCTCTGGACAACATCTGCTGCTTTATCCAAACTTCCTTCTTTGACAGAACTACGTTTCCAAAATTGTTTATGCTGCAGTGATACTGGGCCATGTCCTTTATCACATGGTAAAGAAACAACTGCTCATGGGTTTGAGAGTAAAAAAAATGAGTGTTTAAACAATGGAGTCCCACCCACTGATGGTGGAGATGCTATAATCCAAGCTTCAAGAACAGGTGAAACATTCAGGGACACGCTTTATCTGGATCGGTCAATGTTAATTAGTGAGGTTCAAAGAAGAATGGAGAATTTATCAGCCAGCAATGAGGTAAAAGTTTCAAGTTATGACCTTCAGGGAATAGGATTGACAGAACCATCCACTGTTATTCCTGATTTATGTGGACAAGAAAAAAAGCAGAATGAG ATTCAAGCGAAAGATGGATTCCTTACGAGTGTGCCAAAAGAAGATGTGAAGAATGCAGCTGTTGCATTAAAAAAGTATACATCTCATCATCCTGCACCTATATGCTTCGAGAAACATTATAGGGAATACATGATTGCATCACTGCCTTATCTAGAAGTTTTAGATAATAGGCCTGTCAGAAAAATGGACAGGGTGGTGGCCAAGACTATCTGTGCAAAATACTATGAATGCCTACCTTATAAACGACAATGCAAAGAAAGTGTTCTTAGTCTTTTGCATAGACGTGAAATGGGAGCAAGTAATACACACTGCCAAAGAACTTTAAAGCCAAAACAGCTTTATCCTCGTCATGCTAGTGAATATTTTTTCTCGAGGTCCCTTTCTGCTGCCAAACTTGGGTCTTCAGCTTGGCCACTCTTACATTCAGTATCCAAATTTAGGCACACATTTGGAAATGAAAGTAAAATGCTTCGTCCAAGGCAATTTGAGTATCATCCATCAGACCCTCGTCTTATGGTTTTTGGAACATTGGGTGGTGAAATAGTTGTTATCAACCATGAAAATGGTAACATGGTTAGTTATATCCCTTCTGCCGGAGCAATGAGCAGTGTCTTGGGCCTCTGTTGGCTCAAGAAGTATCCCTCAAAG CTTATTGCAGGTTCTGATAATGGTTCCTTGAAGTTGCTTGACATCAATCTAATGCCACCAGAATTTGTGGACTCCTGTCGCAGCTCTGTCAGGGTAACCTTTGATAAGTTTGATCAGTTAACCTCTCTTCACATCAATTCAACAGATGATCAGTTGCTCGCCAGTGGGTACTCCAAAGATGTTGCTCTATATGACATTGGCAGTGGGAAACGCTTAAAACTGttcaataatattcataaaGAACCAATCAATGTTGCCAAATTTGCTTGTCATTCCCCTTTCATGTTTGCTACTTCATCCTTTGACCATTGTGTGAAGATGTGGGATGTAAGACAGAACCCAATGCGACCTTGCTATACGGCTTTAAGTTCAAGAGGAAATGTGATGGTCTGCTTTTCTCCTGATGACCTCTACTTGCTGGTGTCGGCTGTTGATAATGAG GTTAAGCAACTGTCGGCTGCAGATGGGAGGCTCCACATGAATTTTGAGATCGCTTCCACAGGAAGTGCTCATAACTATACCCGTTCATACTACATGAATGGAAGGGACTATGTTATTAGTGGCAGTTGTGATGAACATGTTGTCCGCATTTGCTGTGCTCAGACTGGAAAGCGACTCAGGGATGTCTATTTGGAG GATTGGGAGTCAGGAAATTCAATGTTCGTGCAGTCATTAAGAGGTGATCCTTTTAGG CATTTCAACATGAGCATCTTAGCAGCCTCTACACGTCCAAGCGCCAGGTGGGAGATAATCAAG GTGAATTTACTAGCTTCGAGTCACAATACTGAAGAATATAGCCAATTTTCCCCTACTTCTTTTAACAATCTGGGAGGTTGA
- the LOC125423662 gene encoding lysine-rich arabinogalactan protein 18, with the protein MDRRGVLTFALICIVVAGVGGQSTPAAAPSTTPAATTPAAAPSKPKSPAPVASPTSTPPASTPASAPPKPAAPAPVAKAPASSPPAATPVTSPPAAVPVSSPPASTPVKSPPSPAPVSSPPAAVPVSAPTKSPPAPAPTTPPVSSSPPAPVAAPTAEVPAPAPSKKKTKKHKSHAPAPAPELLGPPAPPAEAPGPSSEETAPSPALADESGAESIRGVQKLVGGIALGWALLALIL; encoded by the exons ATGGATCGGAGAGGTGTGCTAACGTTCGCATTGATCTGCATTGTGGTTGCCGGCGTCGGAGGTCAATCAACTCCTGCCGCCGCGCCATCAACAACCCCAGCCGCTACTACGCCAGCTGCAGCACCTTCCAAGCCTAAATCACCGGCTCCGGTCGCATCGCCGACATCAACTCCACCGGCTTCAACTCCAGCTTCGGCTCCACCGAAGCCTGCTGCACCAGCTCCGGTGGCTAAAGCTCCTGCGTCTTCTCCACCGGCGGCTACTCCAGTGACCTCACCGCCTGCAGCGGTTCCCGTGAGCTCTCCACCAGCTTCAACTCCGGTTAAATCTCCACCTTCTCCGGCTCCAGTGAGCTCTCCACCTGCAGCAGTTCCAGTGAGCGCACCGACGAAATCTCCTCCGGCACCTGCACCGACAACTCCACCTGTGAGCTCTTCTCCTCCGGCACCGGTTGCCGCTCCGACGGCTGAGGTTCCAGCTCCTGCTCCGAgcaagaagaagacgaagaagcaTAAATCTCATGCTCCTGCACCAGCTCCAGAGTTGCTGGGTCCACCTGCTCCACCAGCTGAAGCCCCTGGACCAAGCTCTGAAGAGACAGCGCCTTCTCCTGCTCTTGCAGACGAG AGTGGAGCAGAGTCTATCAGGGGAGTGCAGAAGTTGGTGGGAGGCATTGCATTGGGATGGGCTTTGCTGGCTTTGATCCTCTAG
- the LOC107434646 gene encoding protein DWD HYPERSENSITIVE TO UV-B 1 isoform X2, with protein sequence MAGRFMRLHTLNLDFCTALTSLQHDCFSCMPNLSRLSMCETRITNLWTTSAALSKLPSLTELRFQNCLCCSDTGPCPLSHGKETTAHGFESKKNECLNNGVPPTDGGDAIIQASRTGETFRDTLYLDRSMLISEVQRRMENLSASNEVKVSSYDLQGIGLTEPSTVIPDLCGQEKKQNEIQAKDGFLTSVPKEDVKNAAVALKKYTSHHPAPICFEKHYREYMIASLPYLEVLDNRPVRKMDRVVAKTICAKYYECLPYKRQCKESVLSLLHRREMGASNTHCQRTLKPKQLYPRHASEYFFSRSLSAAKLGSSAWPLLHSVSKFRHTFGNESKMLRPRQFEYHPSDPRLMVFGTLGGEIVVINHENGNMVSYIPSAGAMSSVLGLCWLKKYPSKLIAGSDNGSLKLLDINLMPPEFVDSCRSSVRVTFDKFDQLTSLHINSTDDQLLASGYSKDVALYDIGSGKRLKLFNNIHKEPINVAKFACHSPFMFATSSFDHCVKMWDVRQNPMRPCYTALSSRGNVMVCFSPDDLYLLVSAVDNEVKQLSAADGRLHMNFEIASTGSAHNYTRSYYMNGRDYVISGSCDEHVVRICCAQTGKRLRDVYLEDWESGNSMFVQSLRGDPFRHFNMSILAASTRPSARWEIIKVNLLASSHNTEEYSQFSPTSFNNLGG encoded by the exons ATGGCTGGAAGATTTATGCGGCTGCACACCCTTAATCTGGATTTTTGTACTGCACTCACTAGTCTGCAGCATGACTGTTTCTCTTGCATGCCAAATCTATCGCGTCTATCAATGTGTGAGACAAGAATCACTAACCTCTGGACAACATCTGCTGCTTTATCCAAACTTCCTTCTTTGACAGAACTACGTTTCCAAAATTGTTTATGCTGCAGTGATACTGGGCCATGTCCTTTATCACATGGTAAAGAAACAACTGCTCATGGGTTTGAGAGTAAAAAAAATGAGTGTTTAAACAATGGAGTCCCACCCACTGATGGTGGAGATGCTATAATCCAAGCTTCAAGAACAGGTGAAACATTCAGGGACACGCTTTATCTGGATCGGTCAATGTTAATTAGTGAGGTTCAAAGAAGAATGGAGAATTTATCAGCCAGCAATGAGGTAAAAGTTTCAAGTTATGACCTTCAGGGAATAGGATTGACAGAACCATCCACTGTTATTCCTGATTTATGTGGACAAGAAAAAAAGCAGAATGAG ATTCAAGCGAAAGATGGATTCCTTACGAGTGTGCCAAAAGAAGATGTGAAGAATGCAGCTGTTGCATTAAAAAAGTATACATCTCATCATCCTGCACCTATATGCTTCGAGAAACATTATAGGGAATACATGATTGCATCACTGCCTTATCTAGAAGTTTTAGATAATAGGCCTGTCAGAAAAATGGACAGGGTGGTGGCCAAGACTATCTGTGCAAAATACTATGAATGCCTACCTTATAAACGACAATGCAAAGAAAGTGTTCTTAGTCTTTTGCATAGACGTGAAATGGGAGCAAGTAATACACACTGCCAAAGAACTTTAAAGCCAAAACAGCTTTATCCTCGTCATGCTAGTGAATATTTTTTCTCGAGGTCCCTTTCTGCTGCCAAACTTGGGTCTTCAGCTTGGCCACTCTTACATTCAGTATCCAAATTTAGGCACACATTTGGAAATGAAAGTAAAATGCTTCGTCCAAGGCAATTTGAGTATCATCCATCAGACCCTCGTCTTATGGTTTTTGGAACATTGGGTGGTGAAATAGTTGTTATCAACCATGAAAATGGTAACATGGTTAGTTATATCCCTTCTGCCGGAGCAATGAGCAGTGTCTTGGGCCTCTGTTGGCTCAAGAAGTATCCCTCAAAG CTTATTGCAGGTTCTGATAATGGTTCCTTGAAGTTGCTTGACATCAATCTAATGCCACCAGAATTTGTGGACTCCTGTCGCAGCTCTGTCAGGGTAACCTTTGATAAGTTTGATCAGTTAACCTCTCTTCACATCAATTCAACAGATGATCAGTTGCTCGCCAGTGGGTACTCCAAAGATGTTGCTCTATATGACATTGGCAGTGGGAAACGCTTAAAACTGttcaataatattcataaaGAACCAATCAATGTTGCCAAATTTGCTTGTCATTCCCCTTTCATGTTTGCTACTTCATCCTTTGACCATTGTGTGAAGATGTGGGATGTAAGACAGAACCCAATGCGACCTTGCTATACGGCTTTAAGTTCAAGAGGAAATGTGATGGTCTGCTTTTCTCCTGATGACCTCTACTTGCTGGTGTCGGCTGTTGATAATGAG GTTAAGCAACTGTCGGCTGCAGATGGGAGGCTCCACATGAATTTTGAGATCGCTTCCACAGGAAGTGCTCATAACTATACCCGTTCATACTACATGAATGGAAGGGACTATGTTATTAGTGGCAGTTGTGATGAACATGTTGTCCGCATTTGCTGTGCTCAGACTGGAAAGCGACTCAGGGATGTCTATTTGGAG GATTGGGAGTCAGGAAATTCAATGTTCGTGCAGTCATTAAGAGGTGATCCTTTTAGG CATTTCAACATGAGCATCTTAGCAGCCTCTACACGTCCAAGCGCCAGGTGGGAGATAATCAAG GTGAATTTACTAGCTTCGAGTCACAATACTGAAGAATATAGCCAATTTTCCCCTACTTCTTTTAACAATCTGGGAGGTTGA